A stretch of the Neofelis nebulosa isolate mNeoNeb1 chromosome 1, mNeoNeb1.pri, whole genome shotgun sequence genome encodes the following:
- the MRPL22 gene encoding large ribosomal subunit protein uL22m isoform X2, giving the protein MWYLAKLIRGMSIDQALAQLEFSDKKGAQIIKEILLEAQDMAVRDHNVEFRSNLYIAESTSGRGQYLKRIRYHGRGRFGIMEKVYCHYFVKLVEGPPPPREAPKTAVTHAKEYIQELRNRTIIHTL; this is encoded by the exons ATGTGGTATTTGGCAAAATTG ATACGAGGAATGTCCATTGACCAGGCTTTGGCTCAATTGGAATTCAGTGACAAAAAAGGGGCCCAGATAATTAAAGAG attctcttagaAGCACAAGATATGGCAGTGAGAGACCACAATGTGGAATTCAGATCCAATTTATATATAG CTGAGTCAACCTCAGGGCGAGGCCAGTACCTGAAACGCATCCGATACCATGGCAGAGGTCGCTTTGGGATCATGGAGAAGGTTTATTGCCATTATTTTGTGAAGTTGGTGGAAGGCCCTCCACCTCCACGTGAGGCACCGAAGACGGCAGTCACCCATGCCAAGGAGTATATTCAGGAGCTTCGTAACCGGACCATTATTCACACTCTGTGA